A window of Methylomagnum ishizawai contains these coding sequences:
- a CDS encoding efflux RND transporter permease subunit, translating into MRFTDLFIQRPVLAIVVNLLLFILGVRAVATLPIAQYPETESAVITVVTGYFGADPSLVAGFISTPMEAAITQANGIDYITSTSVSGISTITVNLQFGYKVDKALTEISAKVNSILGQLPPDSQHPIISVQPSQSFDALYIGFSSDILPSNNVTDYLVRVVQPKLQAVAGVQTAELIGAKYFALRAWLDPEKLAAYGLTATDIQLALAQNDYLAALGSTKGQMVQVNLAASTSLHSVDEFRELIVKHEGDHLVRLKEVATVSLGAEDYDSQAGFDGQKAVYIGIKVAPSANLLDVVQRVKAEFPAIKAQLPNGIDGDIVYDSTVFVTSSIREVVETLVEALFIVTLVVFLFLGSPRSVLITIIAIPLSLVATFGVMLMLGYSINLLTLLALVLAIGLVVDDAIIVVENVNRHLAEGLSPVAAARRAARELASPIVAMTAVLAAVYMPIGFQTGLTGTLFTEFAFTLVGAVTFSALVALTLSPMLCSRLLRSAEGDGGWEARLVGRIDRVLDGCQAGYARKLRGSLDYRPVTFVFAGIILVAIYFLYTNANSELAPQEDQGILFALGMASPTATQQQRQLYANQVLDVFKRYPETEHVLQMDMAGQTIEGMVLKPWDQRKRNSTQLMMEIQQEVGEIAGMFVAAFQPPSLPSSGSLPVQFVIGTTEPAEQLDAVAKEFMEAAQQSGMFLYLDNDLKFNHPQVWVDIDRDKAALLGLSMQDIGGSLTSMLGGGYVNYFSMAGRSYKVIPQVDRSFRLNADQLEGYYIRNAQGAAVPVSTVVRLRTETIPQSVNHFQQLNAATISGIAFPSLSQGEVLDYMRDLAGRLLPPGYSVDYAGQSRQFVQEAGNFITTFGFALLVIFLVLAAQFESFRDPLIILISVPMSIVGALVFVSLGLGGGSLNIYTEVGLVTLMGLISKHGILIVEFANGLQEQGLSKREAIETAAGIRLRPILMTTAAMVFGVLPLLFASGAGAASRFSIGMVIVLGLTVGTLFTLFVVPAVYMLLAKQHTGPAPEEEVSDLAASHTH; encoded by the coding sequence ATGCGATTCACCGACCTGTTCATCCAGCGCCCCGTCCTGGCCATCGTCGTCAACCTGCTGCTGTTCATCCTGGGCGTGCGGGCGGTGGCGACCTTGCCGATAGCGCAATACCCGGAAACCGAAAGCGCGGTTATCACGGTCGTGACCGGCTATTTCGGGGCCGATCCCAGTTTGGTGGCGGGCTTCATCAGCACCCCGATGGAAGCCGCCATCACCCAGGCCAACGGCATCGACTACATCACCTCCACCAGCGTGAGCGGGATCAGCACCATCACCGTGAACCTGCAATTCGGCTACAAGGTGGACAAGGCGCTGACCGAGATCAGCGCCAAGGTCAATTCGATCCTGGGCCAACTGCCGCCGGATTCGCAGCATCCCATCATCTCGGTGCAGCCCTCCCAATCCTTCGACGCCCTGTATATCGGATTCTCCAGCGACATCCTGCCCTCCAACAATGTCACCGACTATCTGGTGCGGGTGGTGCAACCCAAGCTACAAGCGGTGGCGGGGGTGCAGACCGCCGAATTGATCGGGGCCAAGTATTTCGCCCTGCGGGCTTGGCTGGACCCGGAAAAACTTGCCGCCTATGGCCTCACCGCCACCGATATCCAACTGGCCCTGGCCCAAAACGATTATCTGGCCGCCTTGGGTTCGACCAAGGGGCAGATGGTGCAGGTCAACCTGGCGGCCTCCACCAGCCTGCATTCGGTGGACGAGTTCCGGGAGCTGATCGTGAAGCACGAGGGCGACCACTTGGTCCGGCTCAAGGAGGTCGCCACCGTCAGCCTCGGGGCCGAGGACTACGATTCGCAAGCCGGGTTCGACGGCCAAAAGGCGGTCTATATCGGCATCAAAGTGGCTCCCAGCGCCAACCTCCTGGACGTGGTGCAGCGGGTCAAGGCCGAATTTCCGGCCATCAAGGCGCAATTGCCCAACGGCATCGACGGCGATATCGTCTACGACTCCACGGTGTTCGTGACCAGTTCCATCCGCGAGGTGGTGGAAACCCTGGTCGAAGCCTTGTTCATCGTCACCCTGGTGGTGTTCCTGTTCCTGGGATCGCCGCGTTCGGTGCTGATCACCATCATCGCCATCCCCCTGTCCCTGGTCGCCACCTTCGGCGTGATGCTGATGCTGGGCTATTCCATCAACCTGCTGACCCTTTTGGCCTTGGTGTTGGCGATTGGCCTGGTGGTGGACGACGCCATCATCGTGGTCGAGAACGTCAACCGCCATCTGGCCGAAGGCTTGTCGCCAGTGGCCGCCGCCCGCCGCGCCGCCCGCGAATTGGCCTCGCCCATCGTCGCCATGACCGCGGTATTGGCGGCGGTGTATATGCCCATCGGTTTCCAAACCGGCCTGACCGGCACCTTGTTCACCGAATTCGCCTTCACCCTGGTCGGGGCGGTGACCTTCTCCGCCTTGGTGGCCCTGACCCTGTCGCCGATGCTGTGTTCGCGCCTGCTGCGTTCCGCGGAAGGCGACGGCGGTTGGGAAGCGCGGCTGGTCGGCAGGATCGACCGGGTGCTGGATGGGTGCCAAGCGGGCTATGCGCGGAAATTGCGCGGCAGCTTGGATTACCGGCCCGTCACCTTCGTCTTCGCGGGCATCATCCTGGTGGCGATTTATTTCCTCTACACCAACGCCAACAGCGAATTGGCCCCGCAAGAGGATCAGGGCATCCTGTTCGCCCTGGGAATGGCTTCGCCCACCGCCACCCAGCAGCAACGCCAGCTCTACGCCAACCAAGTGCTGGACGTCTTCAAGCGCTACCCGGAAACCGAGCATGTGCTGCAAATGGACATGGCGGGCCAGACCATCGAAGGCATGGTGTTGAAACCCTGGGACCAGCGCAAGCGCAACTCCACCCAATTGATGATGGAGATTCAGCAGGAGGTCGGCGAGATCGCCGGCATGTTCGTCGCGGCGTTCCAGCCCCCGTCCTTGCCGAGCAGCGGTAGCCTGCCGGTCCAGTTCGTCATCGGCACCACCGAACCCGCCGAGCAGCTCGACGCGGTGGCGAAGGAATTCATGGAAGCGGCCCAGCAAAGCGGGATGTTCCTCTACCTGGACAACGACCTGAAGTTCAACCATCCCCAGGTGTGGGTGGACATCGACCGCGACAAGGCGGCCTTGTTGGGGCTGAGCATGCAAGATATCGGCGGGTCGCTGACTTCGATGCTGGGGGGCGGCTATGTCAATTACTTCAGCATGGCGGGCCGCTCCTACAAGGTGATTCCACAGGTGGACCGGTCTTTCCGCCTGAACGCCGACCAATTGGAAGGCTATTACATCCGCAATGCCCAAGGCGCCGCGGTGCCGGTGTCCACCGTGGTCCGGCTCCGCACCGAGACCATCCCCCAGTCGGTCAACCATTTCCAACAGTTGAACGCCGCCACCATTTCCGGCATCGCCTTCCCCAGCCTCAGCCAGGGCGAAGTGCTGGACTATATGCGCGACCTCGCGGGGCGCTTGTTGCCGCCGGGCTATTCGGTGGATTACGCCGGGCAATCGCGGCAGTTCGTCCAGGAAGCCGGCAATTTCATCACCACCTTCGGCTTCGCCCTGCTGGTGATTTTCCTGGTGCTGGCCGCCCAATTCGAGAGTTTCCGCGACCCGCTCATCATCCTGATCTCGGTGCCGATGTCCATCGTCGGTGCCTTGGTGTTCGTCAGCCTGGGGCTCGGGGGCGGTTCGCTCAACATCTACACCGAGGTCGGTTTGGTGACCTTGATGGGCCTGATTAGCAAGCACGGCATCCTGATCGTGGAATTCGCCAACGGCCTGCAAGAACAGGGCTTGTCCAAGCGCGAGGCCATCGAGACCGCCGCCGGTATCCGGCTCCGGCCCATCCTGATGACCACCGCCGCCATG
- a CDS encoding efflux RND transporter periplasmic adaptor subunit: protein MIKRMLIMLLVVGLVLGAVFGFIAFKNKMIKQYLAEHGHPPQTVSTATARYEEWRSSLRAVGTLKAVRGVDLGSEVGGVVAAVHFKQGEDVAEGAPLLELRMQDELARMQALKAAAELARITLERDRAQLQAKAVSQQTLDSDIANLAQANANILGQQALLDKKLIRAPFAGRLGVRQVDVGQYLQIGSPFVTLQALDSLYLDFSLPQQVLGNLRVGQPVTVHADAFPGQDFPGEIAVIDPKVDIGSRNLQVRAVLKNPGRKLLPGMYASVDIEVGQPQRHLTLPNAAIAYNPYGALVYRVDRQGKDDKGQPQPVAHETFIVLGETRGDQVAVEKGLKEGDEIVTAGQTKLRNGTALAINNSVQPSNDPAPVLREE from the coding sequence ATGATCAAGCGGATGCTCATCATGCTCCTGGTGGTCGGTTTGGTCTTGGGGGCGGTGTTCGGCTTCATCGCGTTCAAAAACAAGATGATCAAGCAGTACCTCGCCGAACACGGACATCCGCCCCAAACGGTGTCCACGGCCACGGCCCGCTATGAGGAATGGCGCTCCAGCCTGCGGGCGGTGGGCACCCTGAAAGCGGTGCGCGGAGTCGATCTCGGCAGCGAAGTGGGCGGAGTAGTCGCCGCGGTCCATTTCAAGCAAGGCGAGGACGTGGCCGAGGGTGCGCCCTTGCTGGAATTGCGGATGCAGGACGAATTGGCGCGGATGCAAGCCCTGAAGGCCGCCGCCGAATTGGCCCGCATCACGCTGGAACGCGACCGGGCGCAACTCCAGGCCAAGGCGGTCAGCCAGCAAACCCTGGACAGCGATATCGCCAATCTGGCCCAGGCCAACGCCAACATCCTCGGCCAGCAAGCCCTGTTGGATAAGAAGCTGATCCGCGCTCCCTTCGCGGGGCGGCTGGGTGTGCGGCAGGTCGATGTCGGCCAATACCTGCAAATCGGCAGCCCGTTCGTCACCCTGCAAGCCTTGGATAGCCTGTACCTGGATTTCAGCCTGCCGCAGCAGGTCTTGGGCAACCTCCGGGTCGGCCAGCCGGTGACGGTCCACGCCGACGCCTTTCCGGGCCAGGATTTCCCAGGGGAAATCGCGGTCATCGATCCCAAGGTCGATATCGGCAGCCGCAACCTGCAAGTCCGGGCGGTGTTGAAGAACCCAGGCCGCAAGCTCCTGCCCGGCATGTACGCCAGCGTCGATATCGAGGTGGGCCAACCGCAGCGCCACCTCACCCTGCCCAACGCGGCCATCGCCTACAACCCTTACGGTGCCTTGGTCTACCGGGTGGACCGGCAGGGCAAGGACGACAAGGGCCAACCCCAGCCCGTGGCCCATGAAACCTTCATCGTCCTGGGCGAGACCCGTGGCGACCAGGTCGCGGTGGAAAAGGGGCTCAAGGAAGGCGATGAGATCGTGACCGCCGGCCAGACCAAGCTCCGCAACGGCACGGCGCTGGCGATCAACAACAGCGTCCAACCGAGCAACGACCCGGCCCCGGTCCTCCGGGAAGAATAA
- a CDS encoding efflux transporter outer membrane subunit: MSCAALIQGCTLGPDFRRPELSTAASYTGVRPVTPPSQRIRVGRDIPAEWWTLFRSHELKGLIERAFINNPDLASAQASLAQVRENLASQQSGTLPSFQASAMSRYQSIASGMFGNPNGPDYRFAIYDISASVSYTVDLFGKVRRQIEDQTAQEEYQRFQLEAAYLTLAGNIVANAVQEASLRGQLASLEELAELQRQGLDILRQQAQLGAVAESAVLSQASAFNESQANLIALRQQLAQSRHQLAVLTGRFPGEPLPEEFTLDDLQAPTELPLSVPLKLVEQRPDVRSAEAAAHSASAQVGVATAKMFPDISLKADLGSFATQASQLLMPGSGIWGVGLNLAQPLFEWGKNTHAQQAAIAGFQQAAAKYRSSVLQAFQDVANTLKNLEADHQTLEVQASSVQIAQENLTLAQAQSETGGLSYLALLDSQRNYKQAQLGWIKARATLLGDSAALFQALGGGWWNRTPPTTPPTDKTEN, translated from the coding sequence GTGTCTTGCGCGGCATTGATCCAGGGATGTACGCTAGGCCCGGATTTCCGCCGTCCCGAACTGTCCACCGCCGCTAGCTATACTGGCGTGCGGCCCGTCACGCCCCCAAGTCAGCGCATCAGGGTGGGACGGGATATCCCCGCCGAATGGTGGACCTTGTTCCGCTCCCACGAACTGAAAGGCTTGATCGAGCGGGCTTTCATCAACAACCCCGACCTCGCCTCCGCCCAGGCTTCGCTGGCCCAGGTCCGGGAAAACCTGGCCTCGCAGCAAAGCGGTACCTTGCCTTCGTTCCAAGCCTCGGCCATGTCCCGCTACCAGTCCATCGCCTCCGGCATGTTCGGTAATCCTAACGGCCCCGATTACCGTTTCGCCATCTACGATATTTCCGCCAGCGTGTCCTATACCGTCGATCTGTTCGGCAAGGTCAGGCGGCAGATCGAAGATCAAACCGCCCAAGAAGAGTATCAACGCTTCCAGCTGGAAGCCGCCTACCTGACCTTGGCCGGGAATATCGTCGCCAATGCGGTCCAAGAAGCCTCGCTCAGGGGGCAACTCGCCAGCTTGGAAGAACTGGCCGAACTCCAGCGGCAAGGGCTGGACATCCTGCGGCAACAGGCCCAACTCGGGGCCGTGGCCGAATCGGCGGTCCTGTCGCAGGCCTCCGCCTTCAACGAATCCCAAGCCAACCTCATCGCCCTACGCCAACAACTCGCCCAATCCCGCCACCAATTGGCGGTGTTGACCGGACGCTTTCCGGGGGAACCCCTGCCGGAGGAATTCACCCTGGACGACCTACAGGCACCCACCGAGCTCCCCCTCAGCGTGCCTTTGAAGCTGGTCGAACAGCGGCCCGACGTGCGTAGCGCCGAAGCCGCCGCCCATTCCGCCAGCGCCCAGGTCGGGGTGGCGACCGCCAAAATGTTCCCCGACATCAGCCTCAAAGCCGACCTGGGCAGCTTCGCCACCCAGGCCAGCCAGTTGCTGATGCCGGGTTCGGGGATTTGGGGCGTGGGCTTGAACCTGGCCCAGCCCTTGTTCGAGTGGGGCAAGAACACCCACGCCCAGCAAGCGGCCATCGCTGGTTTCCAGCAGGCCGCCGCCAAATACCGCAGCAGCGTCCTCCAGGCTTTCCAGGATGTCGCCAACACCCTGAAGAACCTGGAAGCCGACCACCAAACCCTGGAAGTGCAGGCCTCCAGCGTGCAAATCGCCCAAGAAAACCTGACCTTGGCCCAAGCCCAGTCCGAAACCGGCGGTTTGAGCTATCTGGCCCTGCTCGATAGCCAGCGCAACTATAAACAGGCGCAACTCGGCTGGATCAAGGCCCGCGCCACCCTGCTCGGCGACAGCGCGGCCCTGTTCCAAGCCTTGGGCGGCGGTTGGTGGAACCGCACGCCCCCCACCACTCCCCCCACAGACAAAACGGAGAATTAA